One genomic segment of Methylocystis sp. SC2 includes these proteins:
- a CDS encoding SRPBCC family protein produces the protein MTIFALLLLALVSALIAYISFLPDKFRIARSIVIDAPPEVVFRHINDFHNWGDWSPWAKLDPNMKEEYEGTPQGYGAIYSWSGDKQVGVGQMEIVESRQGERVGIKLEFKKPFKAKHDVQFNLKPLGENATEVTWAMSGHHEFVGKAMHKFLNIDKKVGAQFDRGLADLKRVVESQPKIAAD, from the coding sequence ATGACGATTTTCGCTCTCCTTCTGCTTGCTCTCGTCAGCGCGCTGATCGCCTACATCTCCTTTCTGCCCGATAAATTCCGCATCGCCCGCTCGATCGTGATCGACGCGCCGCCGGAGGTGGTTTTTCGCCACATCAACGACTTTCACAATTGGGGCGACTGGTCGCCCTGGGCCAAGCTCGACCCCAATATGAAGGAAGAATATGAAGGGACGCCGCAGGGCTATGGCGCGATCTATTCATGGTCCGGCGACAAGCAGGTCGGCGTCGGTCAGATGGAAATCGTCGAGAGCCGCCAGGGCGAGCGCGTCGGCATCAAGCTCGAATTCAAGAAACCGTTCAAAGCCAAGCACGACGTGCAGTTCAATCTCAAGCCCTTGGGCGAGAACGCCACGGAAGTCACCTGGGCGATGTCCGGCCACCACGAATTCGTGGGCAAGGCGATGCATAAATTCTTGAACATCGACAAGAAGGTCGGGGCGCAATTCGATCGCGGCCTCGCGGACCTTAAGCGAGTCGTCGAGTCGCAGCCGAAAATCGCCGCTGATTGA
- a CDS encoding superoxide dismutase: MSFTLEDLPYPYDALQPYLSRESFEYHHDKHHATYVTNANNLVKGTEYEGKPIEEVIVTAYNRNTPIFNNVAQHFNHHHYWKWMKPNGGGAIPGKVEKAIIESFGSVDKFREEFQKEGLGQFGSGWVWLEAKDGKLAVRKTPNAENPLVHGAAPILVADVWEHSYYIDYRNRRADYLKAFLDHLVNWEHVEEMFDAA; this comes from the coding sequence ATGTCCTTCACCCTGGAAGATCTGCCTTATCCCTACGACGCTCTGCAGCCTTATCTTTCCCGCGAGTCCTTCGAATATCACCACGACAAGCATCACGCGACCTATGTCACGAACGCCAATAATCTGGTCAAAGGCACCGAATACGAAGGCAAGCCGATTGAGGAAGTGATCGTCACCGCCTACAATCGCAACACGCCGATCTTCAACAACGTCGCCCAGCATTTCAACCATCACCACTATTGGAAGTGGATGAAGCCGAACGGCGGCGGCGCCATTCCCGGCAAGGTCGAGAAGGCGATCATCGAGTCCTTCGGCTCGGTCGATAAATTCCGCGAAGAATTTCAGAAGGAAGGCCTCGGCCAATTCGGCTCGGGCTGGGTGTGGCTCGAAGCGAAGGATGGAAAGCTCGCCGTGCGCAAGACGCCGAACGCGGAAAATCCGCTCGTTCATGGCGCCGCGCCGATCCTCGTCGCCGACGTCTGGGAGCACTCCTATTACATCGACTATCGCAATCGCCGCGCCGACTATCTGAAGGCGTTTCTCGACCATCTCGTCAATTGGGAACATGTCGAGGAAATGTTCGACGCGGCGTAG
- a CDS encoding CBS domain-containing protein: MIARDLMNSDFPYVTADADLDYVAKLLAECGLGAVPVVDEELAPIGIVTRSNLEQAGPHPLPDLGAIPEFLLRNRPKPAFHANGRALREVMTSPAISISDVAKVPDIARIMESHSLKRIPVVEGHKIIGLVLRKEVMEAMAGGFTAMALEAHRRRPLISLPQQTGDRCAVATAQEFRELVAAHERQLDLERVERRRMAAELREQRIRDLASQRLTDPQWREMIEQARRSAASGLTEHLLIRFPSQLCADGGRAINAPDPNWPATLRGEPADVFHRWRNELHPRGFRIAAQIIDFPDGLPGDAALFLMWRAARN; this comes from the coding sequence ATGATCGCGCGCGATCTGATGAACAGCGACTTTCCTTATGTGACGGCGGACGCGGATCTCGATTACGTCGCGAAGCTTCTCGCTGAATGCGGGCTGGGCGCCGTGCCGGTCGTCGATGAGGAGCTGGCGCCCATCGGAATCGTGACGCGCAGCAATCTCGAACAGGCGGGCCCGCACCCCCTGCCCGACCTTGGCGCCATTCCGGAATTTCTGCTGCGCAACAGGCCTAAACCGGCATTTCACGCAAATGGTCGCGCGTTGCGCGAAGTGATGACGTCGCCGGCGATTTCAATTTCCGACGTCGCCAAAGTTCCCGACATCGCGCGAATTATGGAGAGCCACAGCCTCAAACGCATTCCCGTCGTTGAAGGGCACAAGATCATCGGACTCGTGCTGCGAAAGGAAGTCATGGAAGCGATGGCGGGAGGCTTTACCGCCATGGCTTTGGAGGCGCATCGGCGTCGTCCGCTGATCTCCCTTCCGCAGCAAACAGGCGATCGCTGCGCCGTCGCGACGGCGCAGGAATTTCGTGAACTCGTCGCGGCGCATGAGCGTCAGCTCGACCTCGAACGCGTCGAGCGGCGACGGATGGCCGCCGAGCTGCGTGAGCAGCGCATTCGTGATCTCGCCAGCCAGCGGCTGACGGACCCGCAATGGCGCGAAATGATCGAGCAGGCGCGACGCAGCGCGGCGAGCGGCCTCACCGAACATCTGCTCATCAGATTTCCGTCGCAGCTTTGCGCCGACGGCGGCCGCGCGATCAATGCGCCAGACCCCAATTGGCCGGCCACTCTGCGCGGCGAGCCAGCCGACGTCTTTCATCGCTGGCGCAATGAACTGCACCCGCGCGGCTTTCGTATCGCGGCGCAAATCATCGATTTTCCCGACGGCCTGCCGGGCGACGCGGCGCTGTTCCTGATGTGGCGCGCGGCGCGCAATTGA
- a CDS encoding exodeoxyribonuclease III, which translates to MKAASLKITTWNINSVRLRLPLVADFLKSRAPDVLCLQETKCRDAEFPMKDLHSLGYEHIAINGQKGYHGVAVLSKRPLRFVEKRDFCEKGDARHICVEIDARSGPISLHNFYVPAGGDEPDVDINPKFQHKLDFLDEMRDWIVAEGVARGRVVLVGDLNVAPLEHDVWSHKALLKVVSHTPVEVEKLTAVLQAGAWIDAMRHFVPADEKLYTWWSYRAADWAASNRGRRLDHILVSEALGGGLERLDVLRDARSWVRPSDHVPVTIELSD; encoded by the coding sequence TTGAAAGCAGCAAGCCTGAAGATCACCACCTGGAACATCAATTCCGTGCGGCTGCGCCTGCCGCTGGTCGCCGATTTTCTCAAGAGCCGGGCGCCGGACGTGCTCTGTCTGCAGGAGACGAAATGTCGGGACGCCGAATTCCCGATGAAGGATCTCCATTCGCTGGGCTATGAGCACATCGCGATCAACGGCCAGAAGGGCTACCACGGCGTCGCCGTCCTTTCGAAGCGGCCGTTACGTTTCGTCGAGAAGCGCGATTTCTGCGAAAAGGGCGACGCGCGTCACATCTGCGTGGAAATTGACGCCCGGAGCGGCCCAATATCGCTGCATAATTTCTATGTGCCGGCCGGCGGCGACGAGCCCGACGTCGACATCAATCCGAAGTTTCAGCACAAGCTCGATTTTCTCGATGAAATGCGCGACTGGATCGTCGCCGAAGGGGTCGCGCGCGGCCGCGTGGTGCTGGTCGGAGACCTAAATGTCGCGCCGCTCGAACATGACGTCTGGAGCCACAAGGCGTTATTGAAAGTGGTGAGCCATACCCCAGTCGAGGTCGAGAAGCTGACCGCGGTGCTACAGGCGGGCGCTTGGATCGACGCCATGCGCCATTTCGTCCCCGCGGACGAAAAGCTTTATACGTGGTGGAGCTATCGCGCCGCCGATTGGGCGGCGTCGAACCGGGGACGCCGGCTCGATCATATTCTGGTGAGCGAGGCGCTTGGCGGCGGGCTGGAACGTCTGGACGTGCTGCGCGACGCGCGCAGCTGGGTCCGACCGTCTGACCACGTGCCGGTGACGATCGAACTGTCGGACTGA
- a CDS encoding YcjF family protein: protein MTEQRRPRPRAFRLEGDQTVTAKPTTQTDDAGRPSIEVVEAEFDAFALEAAQFADGLTGDEAAVEAAQADGMLRRYVFSWGGVFLSAVSGLMSLAFTLWIWGFVEDLFQRSALLGMVGLSLAGLAAVAALISITREFRAIGRQNRIAKLHAALAEAHASDDGKAARERVGELCKLYEDRPDTGRARALLNDYLKRIIDGRDLITLAERNLVAPLDEEARREIAGAAKRVSVVTAISPRALLDVLFVVGQAIVLMRKIAEIYGGKPGLLGFFKLARSVGAHLAITGGVAVGDSILQQALGHGIAARISAKLGEGVLNGLLTARVGLSAMAVCRPTPFIAEKQPGVRDVAPFLFGDKTKS, encoded by the coding sequence ATGACTGAGCAACGCAGGCCGCGCCCACGGGCTTTTCGCCTCGAAGGCGACCAGACGGTCACCGCCAAGCCGACGACGCAGACCGACGACGCCGGGAGGCCGTCTATCGAGGTCGTCGAAGCGGAATTCGACGCTTTCGCGCTCGAGGCCGCCCAGTTCGCGGACGGCCTGACCGGCGATGAGGCCGCCGTCGAAGCGGCGCAGGCCGACGGCATGCTGCGCCGCTACGTTTTCTCATGGGGCGGCGTCTTTTTGTCGGCGGTCAGCGGGCTTATGTCGCTGGCCTTCACGCTCTGGATATGGGGGTTCGTCGAAGACCTGTTCCAGCGCTCCGCTCTTCTCGGCATGGTGGGATTGAGCCTTGCGGGTCTCGCCGCCGTCGCCGCCCTCATCTCCATCACGCGCGAGTTTCGCGCCATCGGCCGGCAGAATCGTATCGCCAAGCTACATGCCGCGCTGGCCGAGGCGCATGCGAGCGATGACGGCAAGGCTGCGCGCGAGCGCGTCGGCGAACTTTGCAAGCTCTATGAAGATCGTCCGGACACCGGCCGGGCGCGCGCGCTGCTCAACGACTATTTGAAACGGATCATCGACGGACGTGATCTGATCACGCTCGCCGAACGTAATCTCGTCGCGCCCCTGGACGAAGAAGCGCGGCGCGAGATCGCCGGCGCCGCCAAACGCGTGTCCGTCGTCACGGCGATCAGCCCGCGCGCGCTGCTGGACGTTCTTTTCGTCGTCGGCCAGGCGATCGTGCTGATGCGAAAAATCGCGGAGATTTACGGCGGCAAGCCGGGACTGCTCGGTTTCTTCAAGCTGGCCCGCTCGGTCGGCGCGCATCTCGCGATCACCGGCGGCGTGGCGGTCGGCGATTCTATCCTTCAGCAGGCGCTCGGCCACGGCATCGCCGCACGCATTTCGGCAAAGCTCGGCGAAGGCGTATTGAATGGCCTTCTCACCGCGCGAGTCGGCCTTTCCGCCATGGCCGTCTGCCGACCGACGCCCTTCATCGCCGAGAAGCAGCCGGGCGTCAGGGACGTCGCGCCTTTCCTCTTCGGCGACAAGACCAAGAGCTGA
- the plsY gene encoding glycerol-3-phosphate 1-O-acyltransferase PlsY: MNSILYDIVALAIGYLLGSIPFGLLLTRLAGTTDLRAIGSGNIGATNVLRTGRKDLAAATLLLDGLKGAAAALIGASLSPEGGVIAGLAAFIGHVAPVWLQFKGGKGVATFLGVLFGLSWPTALIFCAVWLSAAALWRYSSLGALTASAAAPVVLFMLGHGGEAFAVAAMAAIVFYRHRENIARLRAGTETRIGQKA, encoded by the coding sequence ATGAACTCCATCCTTTACGACATCGTCGCCCTTGCGATCGGCTATTTGCTGGGCTCCATTCCCTTCGGTCTCCTGCTCACGCGCCTTGCGGGCACGACGGATCTGCGCGCGATTGGCTCCGGCAATATCGGCGCAACCAATGTGTTGCGCACCGGTCGAAAGGATCTCGCCGCGGCGACGCTGCTGCTGGACGGGCTGAAAGGCGCGGCGGCGGCGCTCATCGGCGCCTCGCTTTCGCCCGAAGGGGGCGTGATCGCCGGGCTTGCAGCGTTCATCGGCCATGTCGCGCCGGTCTGGCTGCAGTTTAAGGGCGGAAAGGGCGTCGCGACGTTCCTTGGCGTGCTCTTCGGGCTGAGCTGGCCGACGGCGTTGATTTTCTGCGCCGTCTGGCTGTCGGCGGCGGCGCTGTGGCGTTACTCGTCGCTCGGCGCGCTGACCGCGAGCGCGGCGGCGCCAGTGGTCCTGTTCATGCTCGGGCACGGCGGCGAAGCCTTCGCCGTCGCGGCGATGGCCGCAATCGTCTTCTACCGGCATCGAGAGAACATCGCCCGTCTGCGCGCCGGCACTGAAACGCGCATAGGGCAGAAGGCGTGA
- the dprA gene encoding DNA-processing protein DprA — MTEASPGRLSEEQLVDWLRLIRSENVGPRTFRQLINRFGGAGAALDALPSLAARSLRGRTIRIATREEALREIEAAGALGVRFATTGDPDYPPLLREIADAPPLIAMRGVSWTAQRDGVAIVGSRNASAAGLAFAERLARSLALENYVVVSGLARGIDAVAHRATLDTGTIAVLAGGHARPYPAEHARLVEEIAERGLIVSEMPLEWEPRGRDFPRRNRIISGLSRGTIVVEAARRSGSLITARFANEQGREVFAVPGSPLDPRAEGVNDLIRQGATLCARPEDVISVLAENAGTAPRKTLFDDDSLEGQDPLIDELDLFAGLDGSAFEERAAPKQFSPPSAPADYVADLDARPRGDESPQRDAHAVILSLLGPAPIAIDDLIRVAGLTAREVQGVLIELDIEGRLQRHGANSVSLIFNYKL, encoded by the coding sequence GTGACCGAGGCGTCGCCAGGTCGGCTGAGCGAGGAGCAGCTCGTCGACTGGCTGAGGCTCATCCGCAGCGAAAATGTCGGACCGCGCACATTCAGGCAGCTCATCAATCGTTTCGGCGGCGCCGGCGCGGCGTTGGACGCGCTGCCGTCCCTCGCCGCGCGGTCCCTGCGCGGTCGGACCATCCGCATCGCCACCCGCGAGGAAGCGCTGCGCGAGATCGAGGCGGCGGGCGCGCTCGGCGTTCGCTTCGCCACCACGGGCGATCCGGACTATCCGCCGCTGCTGCGGGAAATCGCCGATGCGCCGCCGCTGATCGCAATGCGCGGCGTTTCCTGGACGGCGCAGCGCGACGGCGTGGCGATTGTCGGTTCGCGCAACGCTTCGGCCGCAGGTCTCGCCTTCGCCGAACGGCTCGCGCGCAGCCTCGCGCTTGAGAATTACGTCGTCGTCTCAGGCCTCGCGCGCGGCATCGACGCCGTCGCGCATCGCGCTACGCTCGATACGGGCACGATCGCCGTGCTCGCCGGCGGCCATGCGCGACCGTATCCGGCCGAGCATGCGCGTCTCGTCGAAGAGATCGCCGAGAGGGGATTGATCGTCTCTGAAATGCCGCTCGAATGGGAGCCGCGCGGCCGCGATTTTCCGCGCCGAAATCGCATTATTTCCGGGCTGAGCCGCGGGACCATCGTCGTCGAGGCGGCGCGGCGTTCCGGCTCGCTGATTACGGCGCGTTTCGCCAACGAGCAGGGGCGAGAGGTCTTCGCCGTTCCGGGTTCGCCGCTGGATCCGCGCGCCGAAGGCGTCAACGATCTCATTCGCCAAGGCGCGACATTGTGCGCGCGCCCCGAGGACGTGATTTCGGTGCTTGCCGAAAACGCGGGGACCGCGCCGCGCAAGACTCTCTTTGACGACGACTCTCTCGAAGGACAGGATCCTCTGATCGACGAACTGGATCTTTTCGCCGGCCTCGACGGTTCGGCGTTCGAGGAAAGAGCCGCTCCCAAACAATTCTCGCCGCCGAGCGCGCCAGCAGACTACGTCGCCGATCTTGACGCGCGCCCGCGAGGCGACGAGTCGCCGCAGCGCGACGCGCATGCGGTCATCCTGTCCCTGCTCGGGCCTGCGCCGATCGCGATCGACGATCTCATCCGCGTCGCCGGATTGACGGCGCGCGAGGTGCAGGGAGTCCTCATTGAGCTCGACATTGAGGGGCGCTTGCAGCGTCATGGCGCGAACAGCGTTTCCCTCATATTCAACTATAAATTGTAA
- the ruvX gene encoding Holliday junction resolvase RuvX has protein sequence MRATTLEELAALLPPKGRLMGLDLGTKTIGLALSDVERRLASPLDTIGRVKFSQDAAALLNRAADFDICALVVGLPLNMDGTEGPRAQATRAFMRNLSKLASLPFAFWDERLSTAAVTRELIAQNASRAKRAEVVDRMAAAYILQGALDRLKRL, from the coding sequence ATGCGCGCGACGACCCTTGAAGAACTGGCGGCGCTTCTGCCGCCGAAGGGCCGGCTGATGGGATTGGATCTCGGGACCAAAACCATCGGATTGGCGCTTTCAGACGTCGAGCGGCGGCTCGCGTCGCCGCTCGATACGATCGGGCGAGTGAAGTTTTCTCAGGACGCCGCCGCCTTGCTCAACCGCGCGGCCGATTTCGATATTTGCGCGCTGGTCGTCGGGCTGCCGCTCAATATGGACGGCACCGAAGGGCCGCGCGCGCAGGCGACGCGCGCCTTCATGCGCAATCTTTCGAAGCTCGCGTCGCTGCCTTTCGCCTTCTGGGACGAGCGCCTGTCGACCGCGGCCGTAACGCGCGAATTGATCGCGCAGAACGCCTCGCGCGCCAAACGGGCCGAAGTCGTCGACCGAATGGCGGCCGCCTATATCCTGCAGGGCGCGCTCGACCGGTTGAAACGTCTGTAG
- the gatC gene encoding Asp-tRNA(Asn)/Glu-tRNA(Gln) amidotransferase subunit GatC, producing the protein MSVDSATVRRIAHLSRIAIEDSEVERLRGELNAILAFVETLSEVDVDGVEPLTSALPMQMKKRADVVTDGGIADEILANAPLREDHYFVVPKVIE; encoded by the coding sequence ATGTCCGTTGATTCCGCGACCGTCCGCCGGATCGCCCATCTCTCGCGCATCGCCATCGAGGACAGCGAGGTCGAGCGCCTTCGTGGCGAACTCAACGCCATCCTGGCTTTCGTGGAGACGCTGAGCGAGGTCGATGTCGACGGGGTCGAACCGTTGACCTCCGCTTTGCCGATGCAAATGAAGAAGCGCGCCGACGTCGTGACCGACGGCGGCATCGCTGACGAGATTCTCGCCAACGCGCCTTTGCGAGAGGATCATTATTTCGTCGTGCCCAAGGTGATCGAATAG
- the gatA gene encoding Asp-tRNA(Asn)/Glu-tRNA(Gln) amidotransferase subunit GatA, translated as MSDPTHLSLAEARDALKSKQLSAVELAQAHIDAISKSRALNCFITETPERALAQAQASDARIASGDARPLEGLPLGIKDLYCSKDVRTTAGSRILDGFTPTYESTVSANLLRDGAAMLGKLNLDEFAMGSSNETSAFGPVVSPWRRAADPDAKIVPGGSSGGSSSAVAARLCLGATATDTGGSIRQPAAFTGTVGVKPTYGRCSRWGIVAFASSLDQAGPITRTVRDAAIMLKSMAGHDPKDTTSVDAPVPDYEAAVGASVKGRRIGVPKEYRIDGMSAEIAALWDRGAAWLKDAGAEIVEISLPHTRYALPTYYIIAPAEASSNLARYDGVRYGCREQGRDVSEMYEKTRAAGFGPEVRRRIMIGTYVLSAGYYDAYYVRAQKVRSLIKRDFDEAFASGVDAVLTPATPSTAFALGEKGSADPVEMYLNDVFTVTVNMAGLPGVAVPGGLAANGLPLGLQLIGKAFDEETLFSLAAAIEQAAPKIELPQPWWREG; from the coding sequence ATGTCCGACCCTACGCATCTTTCATTGGCCGAGGCGCGCGACGCTCTCAAATCCAAACAGCTCTCCGCCGTTGAACTGGCGCAGGCGCACATCGACGCAATCAGCAAATCGCGCGCGCTGAATTGCTTCATCACGGAGACGCCGGAACGCGCGCTGGCGCAGGCGCAGGCGAGCGACGCCCGCATCGCTAGCGGCGACGCGCGCCCGCTCGAGGGTCTGCCGCTCGGCATAAAGGATCTCTATTGCTCCAAAGACGTGCGCACGACGGCGGGAAGTCGAATTCTCGACGGCTTCACGCCGACATATGAATCGACGGTCTCGGCAAATCTGCTGCGCGACGGCGCGGCGATGCTCGGCAAGCTCAATCTCGACGAATTCGCGATGGGGTCGTCGAACGAAACGAGCGCCTTCGGCCCCGTTGTTTCGCCATGGCGCCGCGCCGCCGATCCCGACGCCAAGATCGTGCCGGGCGGTTCTTCGGGGGGCTCGTCGTCGGCGGTGGCCGCGCGTCTTTGCCTTGGCGCCACGGCGACGGATACAGGCGGCTCGATCCGCCAGCCCGCCGCCTTCACGGGAACTGTCGGCGTCAAGCCGACCTATGGCCGCTGCTCGCGCTGGGGCATCGTCGCCTTCGCCTCGTCGCTGGATCAGGCGGGTCCGATCACGCGCACCGTGCGCGACGCGGCGATCATGCTCAAGTCGATGGCCGGCCACGATCCGAAAGACACGACCAGCGTCGACGCGCCTGTGCCCGACTATGAAGCCGCCGTCGGCGCCTCGGTAAAGGGACGCCGCATCGGCGTGCCGAAGGAATATCGCATCGATGGCATGTCGGCGGAGATCGCCGCTTTATGGGATCGAGGCGCCGCTTGGCTGAAGGACGCGGGCGCGGAGATCGTTGAAATCTCCCTGCCGCATACGCGCTACGCCTTGCCGACATATTACATTATCGCGCCGGCTGAAGCCTCGTCCAATCTCGCGCGCTATGATGGCGTGCGGTACGGGTGTCGCGAGCAGGGCCGCGACGTCAGCGAAATGTACGAGAAGACGCGCGCAGCGGGCTTTGGTCCGGAGGTGCGGCGGCGCATCATGATCGGCACTTATGTGCTCTCCGCCGGCTATTACGACGCCTATTACGTCCGTGCGCAGAAAGTCCGCAGCCTGATCAAGCGCGACTTCGACGAAGCCTTCGCGTCCGGCGTCGACGCCGTCCTGACGCCGGCGACGCCGTCGACCGCCTTCGCGTTGGGAGAGAAGGGCTCGGCCGATCCTGTCGAAATGTATCTCAACGACGTGTTCACCGTTACGGTGAACATGGCCGGTCTTCCCGGCGTCGCCGTTCCGGGCGGCCTCGCGGCGAATGGCTTGCCGCTCGGGTTGCAGCTCATCGGCAAAGCATTCGACGAAGAGACGCTGTTCTCTCTTGCTGCGGCGATCGAACAGGCGGCGCCCAAGATCGAACTTCCGCAGCCATGGTGGCGCGAGGGCTGA
- a CDS encoding chorismate mutase — MMTTPSAEKDIAERPQQALQDEMSDVRRLIDELDEELVALLAKRQRQIERAARIKPALGIPANVPERVEEVLAHVLGAARREGLSVEVAMTLWRALIDWSIQYEERLMDARALKGVSQGSADGDRSS; from the coding sequence ATGATGACGACGCCGAGCGCTGAAAAGGACATTGCGGAGCGCCCGCAGCAAGCGCTGCAGGATGAAATGTCCGACGTGCGTCGCTTGATCGACGAGCTGGACGAAGAGCTTGTGGCGCTGCTGGCAAAGCGCCAGCGACAGATCGAGCGGGCCGCACGGATCAAACCCGCGCTGGGAATCCCCGCCAATGTGCCCGAGCGCGTCGAGGAAGTGTTGGCGCATGTGCTTGGCGCCGCGCGCCGCGAAGGACTGTCGGTCGAGGTCGCGATGACCTTGTGGCGCGCGCTGATCGACTGGTCGATCCAGTACGAAGAGCGGCTGATGGACGCGCGCGCGCTAAAGGGCGTCTCTCAAGGATCGGCGGACGGCGACCGCTCTTCCTGA
- the gatB gene encoding Asp-tRNA(Asn)/Glu-tRNA(Gln) amidotransferase subunit GatB encodes MTTQAAPNKLISGATGDWEVVIGMEIHAQVTSNAKLFSGASAEYGGAPNDHVSLVDAAMPGMLPVINEECVKQAIRTGLGLEAKINLRSVFDRKNYFYPDLPQGYQISQYKHPIVGEGAVIVDVSPSERITVGIERLHLEQDAGKSLHDLSATESHVDLNRSGVALMEIVSKPDLRSAEEARAYVSKLRTILRYIGSCDGNMEQGSLRADVNVSVRRPGAPLGTRCEIKNVNSIRFIGQAIEVEARRQIGILEDGGKINQETRLFDPGRGETRSMRSKEEAHDYRYFPDPDLLPLEFDQPYVDALRAQLPELPDAKRARFIEQYGLPPYDAGVLVMERAAADYFEQTAKGRDAKLAANWVINELFGRLNKEGLDVTRSPVSSQALGAIIDLISQNVISGKIAKDLFEIVWTEGGDPKEIVEARGMKQVTDTGAIEAAIDAVIAANPDKAEQAKAKPTMLGWFVGQVMKQTGGKANPQAVNELLKCKLGV; translated from the coding sequence ATGACGACACAGGCGGCTCCCAACAAGCTCATCAGCGGCGCAACCGGCGACTGGGAAGTCGTGATCGGCATGGAGATACATGCGCAGGTGACGAGCAACGCCAAGCTCTTCTCCGGCGCCTCCGCGGAGTATGGCGGCGCCCCGAACGATCACGTCTCCCTGGTCGATGCGGCCATGCCGGGCATGCTGCCGGTCATCAACGAGGAATGCGTCAAACAGGCGATCCGCACAGGTCTCGGCTTAGAGGCCAAGATCAACCTGCGTTCGGTTTTCGACCGCAAGAACTATTTCTATCCCGACCTGCCGCAGGGCTACCAGATCTCTCAGTATAAGCACCCGATCGTCGGCGAAGGCGCGGTGATCGTCGACGTATCGCCCAGCGAGCGCATCACCGTGGGCATCGAGCGTCTGCATCTCGAGCAGGACGCCGGCAAGTCGCTGCATGATCTTTCGGCGACCGAAAGCCACGTCGATCTCAATCGCAGCGGCGTCGCGCTCATGGAGATCGTCTCCAAGCCCGACCTGCGTTCGGCTGAGGAGGCGCGCGCCTATGTTTCGAAGCTGCGGACCATCCTGCGCTACATCGGCTCCTGCGACGGCAACATGGAGCAGGGTTCGCTGCGCGCCGACGTCAACGTCTCCGTGCGCCGCCCCGGCGCGCCGCTCGGCACGCGCTGCGAAATCAAGAACGTCAACTCCATCCGCTTTATTGGCCAGGCCATTGAAGTCGAGGCGCGCCGTCAGATCGGGATTCTCGAGGACGGCGGTAAGATCAATCAGGAAACGCGGCTGTTCGATCCAGGGAGGGGAGAGACGCGCTCGATGCGCTCCAAGGAGGAAGCGCATGACTACCGGTACTTCCCCGATCCGGATCTGCTGCCGCTCGAATTCGACCAGCCCTATGTCGACGCGCTGAGGGCGCAGTTGCCGGAGCTGCCCGACGCCAAGCGCGCGCGCTTCATCGAACAATATGGCCTGCCGCCGTACGACGCCGGCGTGCTGGTGATGGAGCGCGCGGCCGCCGACTATTTCGAGCAGACGGCGAAGGGACGCGACGCCAAGCTTGCGGCCAACTGGGTGATCAACGAGTTGTTCGGCCGTCTGAACAAGGAGGGGCTCGACGTCACGCGCTCGCCCGTGTCGTCGCAGGCTTTGGGCGCGATCATCGATCTCATTTCGCAGAATGTTATTTCGGGCAAGATCGCCAAGGATCTTTTCGAGATCGTCTGGACGGAAGGCGGCGACCCCAAGGAGATCGTCGAAGCGCGCGGCATGAAGCAGGTGACGGACACGGGCGCCATCGAAGCCGCCATCGACGCCGTCATCGCCGCCAACCCCGACAAGGCGGAGCAGGCGAAGGCGAAGCCGACGATGCTCGGCTGGTTCGTCGGACAGGTGATGAAGCAGACGGGCGGGAAGGCGAATCCGCAGGCGGTGAACGAGCTGCTCAAGTGCAAGTTGGGCGTCTGA